In the genome of Primulina tabacum isolate GXHZ01 chromosome 13, ASM2559414v2, whole genome shotgun sequence, the window AAGTTGGTGGTGCATGTTTTTGTACATGGTACGCATGCATATTATTTGAATAAATATTATGAAACGGTTGAATTTGTTTTGTGGGCGATGGGTTAAATTGTAAATTCGTTTTTCAATGGCATGTCTACTACACTAAAattttttgcattgattatatcaatcaatttaatttgtgatatgatttgaaaaaagtatttctcattagttttattaaatttgatttaaaaatatttatttatcacatattaaaaaacaataatatatatagtTCCTcagaaattaaaaaattaaatatgtatttaggTTGGTGGTCGACATTAATACTTTAAACACGATAAGAACCATGTCATTGCCTTATGATAACACAATTAATCGACATACATttataattaagaaattttttcaaaattaacgaaaaaatagtttcttatttttattttttataattatattatttttttacaatttaaatatctattattttttaataatatttaatttttaataatatcatcccGTGCATCGCACGGGTTAAATACTAGTATGTTTAATACAACACAAATTCTAGTGAAAAGATATCAtaaatcaattttgtgatacatatattttatttttatcattcatgaaaaattattattttttatgttaaaagaattattttttattgtaaatatggacaTAGTTGATTTGTCTAACgaataaagatccgtgaaaCCATCTCACAAAAAACATACTCTTAATGCAgttgtattatttttttaaaaaaaatatgatataacAAGACAATCACAAGTATTTTCTTAATACAATtgtatcattattttttttaaaaaaaatcatatgatATAAGAAGACAATCAcaagtatttttaattaaaagtttatgtaaaaaaataacCAAATGCTACTAAaaacgaaaaaatattaatgtgtttGAGAAATATTATCTATGTTtttaaatatatgagtttgtttatttttttatagagATTATTTAAAcaaactttttattttattttttaaattcattcataaaatattacaatttttCCAAGATTTAGATAACAAATGaacattaattaaaaaaaacaaaaataatactttaaaataaaaaaaaaaaaaaaaaaaacaggatTACATATTTggaacccaaaaaaaaaaaacactaagtttgtaaaataaaaaattggaaGGATGTAGGTAAATAAAACCGGAATCTAGAAAGTTCGAGATCCTTCGACCGTCGGCCACCGCTATTTCCAGATCCATCTCCTCTAGTCGTCTATATCCCTCTCCCCTCATTTTCAATATTAAACAATCTTTTACGCGATTTCTTCGACAAACCAATAATTAGTTCTTagattttccttttttttatcCGATCggatatttttgatattttcgaCAAATCAATAATTAGTTCTTAGATTTGTCAGATTTTCCTTTGCTTGATCGGATCGGATATTTTTCATTGGAGTTTTAGAGGGGAAAAATAAGGGTTTGCGATGGGTGTGGATTACTATAAGGTTTTACAGGTGGACAGGAATGCAACCGATGATGATTTGAAGAAATCTTATCGAAAGCTGGCGATGAAGTGGCACCCCGACAAGAACCCTAACGATAAGAAGGCGGCTGAGGCTAAATTCAAAGAGATTTCTGAAGCATATGAGGTATGGATTAATTTCTGGTGTATGTACATGAATGTTGGGATTCCTGGCTCCTTGATCAAAATCCGAACCTGCTATTACTACCTATCACGATCGATTACCGCATATGTTTTCGCATTTTGATCTCGATGCTCGATTTCGGTTTGGTTGAAGGAGAATACGATAATATCATTATATTGGGGTTGATCACGGACATTCAAATTTTGCATGTAGAGAAGTACTGAAAGGGTTTGGGGATTGAGATTAATTTGGTTATTATAGATCTGTGGATTCCTTCTGGAATATCTACCTTTTTTATTCATTTGCTTTACTGTTGTAATTGCTTGTAAAGATTCCATGTATTTTTGCaactattttaaagtttcatcatTAATATTAGACTTTTTTCTTCAGGTTCTCAGTGATTCCCACAAGAGGCAAATTTATGATCAGTATGGGGAAGAAGGCCTAAAAGGCCAAATGCCGCCGCCTGATGCTGCTGGACCTGGTGGTGCAACGTTTTTCCAACGGGATCCAAATATGTTTAGATTCAATCCTAGAAATGCCAATGACATTTTTGCAGAGTTTTTTGGCTCATCAAGTCCATTTGGTGGCATGGGAAGTGGTAATGGAATGAGGGGTGGTCCGAGGTTTTCTAGTTCCCTGTTTGGGGACCATATGTTTAGTTCATTCGGAGGCGAAAGCAGACCAATGAGCTCAGGTCCAAGGAAGGCTCCTCCAATTGAGCAGACGTTGGCTTGCAGCTTAGAAGAGCTATACAAAGGATCTACGAGAAAAATGAAAATCTCTCGAGAGATAGCTGATGCTAGCGGGTATGTTATTTTCTATTAATTGCTTATGCTTCTCAGTTTGTCATGTTATGTCATTATTTACGTTTTTGTTCCTTTTTCTCGTTTTTTTACAGACATTATTGGTCTGTAAATTTACgtctatatatttatttataataaataaatgaatcGAGCTACCAGAGTCAAGGGGGAAGCGCAGTGAGTTCCGAGATAAGTTTGATAGAAGCTTAGGTCTTCTTCCAAATATAATCGGTAAAAGAAAGAGGACAAACAATTGGATCAATGACCAAATTTGTTCTGGAGAAGATGGTCACAAGAGCAGGGAAAAATATACTAATTGACTGTTTTCTCTTTACCCTAGCAGTGCTAGTGATCACTACAGTTACTACTAAATTCGTCGTGTGAACTGTTCTCCTATTTGTCCCCTTGCACGAGCGCCGCACCCTATTTTTCTTAAACCTTCAATATAGGAGGCTTTTAAATTCCTCAAGACTGTTTTGGCCCAATCCACAAGATCCCCAAGCCCGAGTCGTAACAAAATTCTATTTTATGACATCTTAGTGGGAAGGAacgtgttttaaaataatatctgCCTTCAAGCAGGATAGAGAGAACATTGAAAACCAGTTGGTTATACATTGAGTTTTGTCCTGGCATTCTAAAGTATGAACAGTGGTGTGAGACTAGTAGATTTGATAGCATCCACAATGTTTTATGTCTCGAAAATCATTTTAGTCATTAGAGTGCTGCCAAGCAATTTTATAGGACTGTCATAAAGAAATATTTTCTCCAAGTCTTTCGGTTAGTCGTTGCACTATCCTTTTGAGGAAGTTGTTTAGCCTTCTGGCAATCTAGCCGGCTTACGAGATGTAAAAAAATCCCTGATTGTCATAAAGAAACATTTTCTCCGAGCCTTTCGTTTAGGCGTTGCACTACTTTGTAGCATCAGATTATAGCGCAATGTTATAAGACTGTCATTCCCCCAATAGAGGAGATGTCTGAGTTCGAATCCAGGTCAAAGCAAAAAACCTCACCTccaatgtaatttttttttaaaaaaaatcagattacACCAGGGATAACTCAAGCTCTTACGTTACTTGGAACTTGTGATAAGTCAGGTATACCCCCATGAATTGTaataaattgtattttttaCCGTACCTGAAAAGGAAAATGCAAAATACAGGctgttataaataatgaagtCCCTTACAACCAACTTGCCAGCATGTAAAAATTGACAGATCTTTAATTGTTCTTGGCATTTTTccagaaatattttttcattcatTCCTCGTTGGTATTCTGAATGTTTATTTTTCTCTTTATACAGGAAGACTTTACCAGTGCAAGAGATTCTGACAATTGACATTAAACCTGGCTGGAAGAAGGGAACAAAGATCACATTTCCAGAGAAAGGAAATGAACAGCCAAATGTCATTCCTTCGGATTTAGTATTCATAATAGATGAGAACCCACACGGCGTGTTCACTAGAGATGGTAACGACCTTGTCACGACACAGAAAATATCGCTTGCAGAAGCATTAACAGGTTATACCGTTCACTTAACAACATTGGACGGTAGGAACTTGACCATACCTATTAACAATGTGATTCATCCAAGTTATGAAGAGGTGGTGCCTCGTGAAGGAATGCCAATTCCTAAAGAACCCACAAAAAGGGGTAATCTGAGGATCAAATTCATCATAAAGTTTCCGTCTAGGTTGACAGCCGAACAGAAATCTGGAATCAAGAAACTACTCTCTCCTTAATTCGCCGTTCTTTTTTAACTTTTAGTTTTTTGCACTCGGTGTGATCTAttgttgtatattttcttcTGTAACTGCTAGCGGTTGCACCTTATAGTCCCTGATTATGCTTTGTAGATAGAGAGTATAAAAGCCAAGGAATATACCTTGTGATCGGAGCAACATAGTGGCCACACACGTACTTTATACTTTCAAGTTTGAAATCTCAATATGGGCGATATCTTCaatagataaagatttgtagTCTAAAATAGAAttttatagagttttaaaaaattaggtGATATTTATAGttacttttaaaaattaattaattttttttaataaaagtgCAGAAGTAGTCAAATTTTAAATAGGTTTTTACTGACTTGTGGAATTCATTCGTTAAAtgcaataaaatttaaattattacaattataaaatatggaaaaaaaaaaaacttttcttTCATCCCTCGCTTTTCTTTCAAAAGACAAATCTTTATATGTCATGTCATTCTCTCTTCTCCTGaatagatttttcattttttgccGATTCGGATACAAATAGTTTCTAATTATTAACATTTTACAATAACTTTAAATcaaaaccaaaattttaaaaaatcataaatttgaACCTTTTGGAATTGATTTTGTTATTTCTTAATATGTATAATTTATAGTTCTTTAGTAGTAAAATTTAAAGatgtttatttataaaaaaaaaaaagaagaaagaggCCATACCCCAACATTGTCTTCTCAACTATAATGGAGTCAAACTATATAATATTCTAATACCATCAAAATTTATATGATACAAACGTTATATGATTCACTGCATCATTATAGTTATAAATATTATACATAGCCCCGAAATAATCAAAGCAGGTTTACAACAAATAGTTCACCTTTGTTGCAGCCAACTGACGGATGTTCCGACATATTAACAGATCAACACCGACAGTCTCTCAAATAGTGCAGCCAGCCATGGCTTTGTGCTAGTAGCGTCTGCTGTTACCATGCATCTGATCCCTCGCCTTATATACAAATTTACATATCAAGAAACTCATCGGTAGTTTGCGATCGATAAAAAGGAACGTCAGATTTACCTTGCCTGACCACCCAGTTAAGTTCTACGATTTGATCTCCAAGATTTTGTGACCTCAGTCACTGTAATCTCCTGAAACTGCAGATTCTGATTCCTCATCACCGTTCTCATCTCCATCTCTGTCCGAATCATCATTGAGTTCCATATTTTCACCTTCCTCTTCGTAACAACcattttcattttcaatttCTTCGGCTTCCTCGTCCTCTTCCTCTTCGTTCATTTCCATCATTTCATTACTTCTGTTAGGAGTAGCATCATAAGGTGATGTTCCCCACCTTGCCATCTCATACAGATTTTCGTTGGAATCATCATCAGTATCACCAGCTTCCATGCCAATACTATTGTCATCATTTTCAATCCCAACGTTTTTAATGCTTAAATTAACCAACTCCTCTCTTTCAGAATTTCTAGGTTTCTCCGCCTTATTCTTGAGGGTGCTCTCATTATCTAAGCAATCCTGTAGAATCTCTGCAACAGCCTTCTTCTCTGTTCTCCTTCGTCTGATTGTCCTTGGACCACGCCCATGCCTCTGTCCATTTGTTCTTACTCCCTGCTGCTGCATAAGAATAGTCAATGTCTCACCTTGTTTCATACTCCGCCTGCTAGATTGAGATGTTGGACGTTTGACTCCTCTTTGAGACTTTTTACATTGGCGACCACCCCCACGTTTTCGCACGTCCCTATATCCAAAGCTACTCGGAGTGTCAGGAAGACGATCACAGCTATCCTCCTTTATGAGACCATATTTATCGAATTCCAACCTTTCAGTCCTTTCAACATCGTTCGAGAAAGCTTGCCCTAAAGCTGACTTCTGAATGCAGGAGAATAAGTTGATGAAAACATGAATTCAGGAAAATAGTTGAAAAGACGAGAAATTTTACTTTTCTTTACCAACTAAGATGTACAGAAAACGGAGGCAAGTCATGGGTAGAACCAGAAAATTTTACATTAGGACCCACAAGTTTTGCATATTGAGGTCGGTCATTAAAATGGCAAACCTCAAAGCAATTTTTGTGATTGCAGTAAATATAATCCTGGTGACTGCATGGACTATCCTATAGTTCTTCAAAGGTTGCATTGCGATGGACGGAAAATAATTAGAAGGGCTATGATTCGAGAATCATTAcgagtttgaatttcaaatgaaaTCAACATCGAGTGTACTTGTACATCACACAAATATGaataaaagaacttaaattgaGAGAGGAAGATTTTGAAACtcctttgaaaataaaaatcccAAAACAGATTTGAAATCCATAAAAAGAGTAAAGGTCAAAGTCAAAAAAACATTTAGAAAAAATGCACAGGAGAAAGAGGGAGGGGGAAGAGGGAGAGAGATTGAGGAAACTCAACTGTAAGAGTTCCCACTTTCTTTTCCTCATGAGACTCGGCCTTCTGATTTGGAGTGTAGAAGATAgatgaatctaactcaaaaagCCTCAGAGCCACAGCAGCAGTTGTTTCTGGTATCCAAGGAAGCTGAGGAACAGACCCAGAACAGACATATTCATATGTAGCACCCCTAGATGAGGCGCAGTAGCACAATAATTCTTCTGTTGTCTCAAAATCAGCTGATAGGTAGTCACGCTTTATGGCACCCTCAAACTGAGTCAGGAGCTGAAACAAAAGTTGGAACACAATAAGTCTCCTTCTGACATTCTCTACTTGACAATAATTAGAATAAAACAGAAGAGAGTGAAGATTGCCGCATATGATACAAGTTTATGGCATAATATGTAACGAAATGAGGCATGTGTTAGCCTCAAAAATAAGCCAATTTAGCATTGATACAATTGAAAACCTGTAAAAGATCTTTCACGGATGAAGCATTCTGCAGCTTCAATCCCCAAGAATTCCTACATTCTTCAGTCCAAAAAGAATGAAGACCCTCAGAGGGAATGCATGCCTGCAGTAGTAGAATGGGAGTAATTAGTCACACAGCCTGCTAGGCAAGTCGAGAACAAAATAAAACTCATGTGAAACAATGTGATCTGTACCTCAAGCAAAGTTAGAACGGCCTTGATCAGTCTAATAATCGGTGAAGTTGAGTTTGAACGGCCTATATTGATCCTATCTATTAAATTGTTTTCAGTGAAATTTCCCCTGTCGTCAACATGGCTATGCATCCAATGACAGTGAGGGCAGAGGTCGTTTTTAGCATCATGCGTATCAAGGCACACATCACAAGTTCCCAGAAGAGGCGAGCGCCTTATTTTTCCATACCTCTGGGCACGTAAAATTGCAGAACTGAGGCATTCTTTCCATGTCCAAATCTGCAGCTCTTCATACCTCTTCAAAAGGTTATTTTCTTTTGACTCATTCTTTCTGCAACCTATTTTGAAGGAAGTAGATGGTTCCCAGGAATCAGATTGAGTACCGCAAAATTCACTCCTAGGACTCTCAGTACTTGCACTAGCTACACTAGAAATAACTTCAAAAGCTACATCTTCACCCTCGTTTCTACTCTGGTCCGTAAGATTAAGGAACTGATTACTCTGAACACATTCCTTGAAGTAGACCTCAATTTTTTGCAACATGATATGCAAATGAGATTCTCTAGTCCCGCGAGCATCCAAAGATTTCAGAAGAGTGTCAAATGCCTACACAAATAAGAGctgtaattaaaattaaaacataataacataaaagaaaaaaacGCTGATCATACCTATTATCTAAAACAGCTTCTCTCCTTTTTCCCAACCCATTTAAAGAACAGGAAAATGGAAAAACACATAAtaaaagaaatttgaaaatttacaaACCTCCTCAGAATCAATAAGTCTCCAAGTGCCGGTAGATGATTCAAAAAAGATTCGGCCCCAACCAGGGTCTAGGCTAGAGGCTGAAGCAACAAACTGCCAATAGCGATTTCTCCTTCTATCTTGACCAAGAGGCAAGGACCTATAAACATACATTTCTTCTGCTCTATGACCTATATAAGACTTTAGCTGCGAACAAGACCTTTCTGATGAACACCCATTCTGCTGAAGAGGGGTTACAAACTGAACCATAGCTGCATCTTGAGCCAGAGTTTCAATGGAAATATGAGCATCCCCAGCCACAACAGAAGACACATCCTTTTCTAAAGTGGTTGTTTGTAGATCATAAATAGTCTCCTCCCTCATTCGCCTTTTATCTACTTGTGCTTCTGCCCACATTTGCTTCTTAAGGGCATTTGCCGCATCCATCCGATCctacaacaaattttttttgggaGAAACAAGATAAGACTAGAATTCGATTTCCCGTTCAACCTAGAATATCCTAATATGTCATACCTCAAGAATTACACGAATTGAATTTCCTTCATTTGCAACACCAATTAATGCAACAAGGGCATTGAGACGCTCTTCAACAGATAGATCAGAATATTCTCCTTCAGTCACTCCTTGGACCCAGGGCTCACCTGATCCGCTttcatcaatctcaacatcttGATCAAGACTGACTGTTCAATCATGAACACGATTATTCGATTATCAGCAGTAGTAACAAATTATCGATTCAAAATTGGTGAATTGTTTTTACCTTTCTTAGGGAAGGATCCAAAATTGTTGCATTCGCCGTTTTCAT includes:
- the LOC142522806 gene encoding uncharacterized protein LOC142522806, which translates into the protein MGVDYYKVLQVDRNATDDDLKKSYRKLAMKWHPDKNPNDKKAAEAKFKEISEAYEVLSDSHKRQIYDQYGEEGLKGQMPPPDAAGPGGATFFQRDPNMFRFNPRNANDIFAEFFGSSSPFGGMGSGNGMRGGPRFSSSLFGDHMFSSFGGESRPMSSGPRKAPPIEQTLACSLEELYKGSTRKMKISREIADASGKTLPVQEILTIDIKPGWKKGTKITFPEKGNEQPNVIPSDLVFIIDENPHGVFTRDGNDLVTTQKISLAEALTGYTVHLTTLDGRNLTIPINNVIHPSYEEVVPREGMPIPKEPTKRGNLRIKFIIKFPSRLTAEQKSGIKKLLSP